The following are from one region of the Oncorhynchus gorbuscha isolate QuinsamMale2020 ecotype Even-year unplaced genomic scaffold, OgorEven_v1.0 Un_scaffold_1544, whole genome shotgun sequence genome:
- the LOC124023210 gene encoding ciliary-associated calcium-binding coiled-coil protein 1-like, whose amino-acid sequence MNYTCQQISFIMALLQLLLDNISEKQMPFVDNLNELAKMISGTRQSPSPEVDSLFDAEQAMSITDYLKCSLFQNYQLYEFLFSQPREELLLGKKRTIEVISSADFVAPLEEGMNTDDYLHYMTPVEQQEEV is encoded by the exons ATGAACTACACCTGTCAACAGATCTCATTCATCATGGCTCTACTGCAATTGTTACTGGACAACATCAGTG AGAAGCAGATGCCGTTTGTTGATAACCTGAATGAGTTGGCCAAGATGATATCAGGAACGCGCCAGTCTCCTTCTCCAGAGGTCGACTCACTGTTTGATGCTGAGCAGGCCATGTCCATCACTGACTACCTGAAGTGCAG TCTCTTTCAGAACTACCAACTCTATGAGTTTCTCTTCAGCCAACCTAGAGAGGAGCTGCTCCTTGGGAAGAAG AGGACCATAGAGGTGATCAGCTCAGCAGACTTTGTAGCCCCGTTGGAAGAAGGCATGaatactgatgactacctccattacatgactcctgttgaacagcaggaagaggtac
- the LOC124023208 gene encoding transmembrane protein 26-like, translating into MILKFICAVVTRSLFLLISLIGVWRVVWVKNNALYWFLTILYLPLVVEMILTLKRKQLQDYKWFSPAIFLFLISIIPSLWILELHHQQNKATDSRCDKLDSSENIKSLLNMWRGNSTNGSETLLQGSVSLLSSVCANDWILALHQTLLILLVIGKWLLPVAGGVTRDELSQLLLIFVGTAADILEFTSETLLDVKDSSPSMVYVILGVWTWSMFQFPLHLSVSTSRPDEYSEGDQGVSLLARLRTDIWSMVESLFVQDGPFLVVRLTLILYFQVIHQMLIFFAIKNFLVVILNFYRLFAIYCDYKASG; encoded by the exons ATGATATTGAAGTTTATCTGTGCGGTTGTTACCCGGTCGCtattcctcctcatctctctgatAGGAGTATGGAGGGTGGTCTGGGTTAAGAATAATGCTCTTTATTGGTTCTTGACGATCCTTTATCTTCCTCTGGTGGTCGAGATGATTTTAACCCTGAAGAGAAAACAATTACAGGATTATAAATG GTTTTCTCCTGCCATCTTCCTGTTCCTCATCAGTATCATTCCATCTCTATGGATTCTAGAGTTACATCATCAGCAGAACAAAGCTACTGATTCCAGG TGTGACAAACTGGATTCATCTGAAAACATAAAGAGCCTGTTAAACATGTGGAGAGGGAATTCCACCAATGGCAGCGAGACGTTACTCCAG GGTTCAGTATCTCTGTTGTCGTCAGTGTGCGCTAACGACTGGATCCTGGCCCTGCACCAGACCCTGTTGATCCTGCTGGTCATAGGGAAGTGGCTGCTCCCTGTTGCAGGAGGGGTGACCAGGGATGAACTGTCTCAGCTCCTCCTCATCTTCGTAGGCACTGCCGCTGACATCCTGGAGTTCACCTCAGAGACACTGTTGGATGTCAA GGACAGCAGTCCCAGCATGGTGTACGTCATCCTCGGAGTCTGGACGTGGAGTATGTTCCAGTTTCCTCTCCACCTGTCAG TGTCTACCTCCAGACCTGATGAATATTCAGAGGGGGACCAGGGTGTGTCTCTGCTGGCCAGACTAAGGACAGATATCTGGAGCATGGTGGAGAGCCTCTTCGTTCAGGACGGACCCTTCCTGGTGGTCCGCCTCACCCTCATCCTCTACTTCCAGGTCATACACCAGATGCTCATCTTCTTCGCCATCAAGAACTTCCTGGTGGTCATTCTGAACTTCTACCGTCTGTTTGCCATCTACTGCGACTACAAGGCTTCAGGTTGA